A stretch of Fundicoccus culcitae DNA encodes these proteins:
- a CDS encoding ABC transporter substrate-binding protein — MKKIKVLLASLAATVGLSALSPLASAQEPVELTFWHAMNGPHQEMITELVGEFNASQSDYVVVEQNQGDYSTLSQSIMASGAAGDLPTIAQMAASNMPDYMDSGILLALDDLLTDENNFGEDLYGDIFPGFLEGVTFDDQVYAIPFSKSVRLMYVNEDLLAEAGFDTIPTTWEEVEALGVALQEAGLENPAMGLENSFSMEVETMARQNGAAWVSQDLSTVEIASETAIAPIQFLKGLIDNGYARTAGEDGYMSGPFSQGETALYIGSSAGLAYVTPGIEENNIGFSTAEIPTFGGGDKLTLFAGNDLGVFATASEEQQAGAVQFMSFLLQPENTARWAIATGYLPITQAGVDSETWQNYLAENEYVQAASAELAYGMSSPQYVGASEVFNAFETTLENIILNDADIQTEMQAIEDLVKGHLGL; from the coding sequence ATGAAAAAAATTAAAGTTTTACTCGCTAGTTTAGCTGCTACTGTTGGATTATCTGCCCTTAGCCCATTGGCTTCTGCTCAAGAACCTGTTGAATTAACATTCTGGCATGCAATGAATGGTCCGCACCAAGAAATGATTACGGAATTAGTTGGGGAATTTAATGCGTCTCAATCGGATTATGTTGTTGTTGAACAAAACCAAGGTGATTACAGTACCTTATCACAAAGTATTATGGCTTCAGGTGCTGCAGGTGACTTACCAACAATTGCTCAAATGGCTGCTTCTAACATGCCAGACTATATGGATTCAGGTATTTTATTAGCTCTAGATGATTTATTAACTGACGAAAATAACTTTGGTGAAGACTTATATGGTGATATCTTCCCTGGATTCCTTGAAGGTGTAACGTTTGATGATCAAGTTTATGCTATTCCATTCTCAAAATCGGTTCGTTTAATGTATGTAAACGAAGATTTATTAGCTGAAGCTGGTTTTGATACTATTCCAACGACTTGGGAAGAAGTTGAAGCATTAGGTGTGGCTTTACAAGAAGCAGGTTTAGAAAATCCAGCCATGGGTCTTGAAAACAGCTTCTCAATGGAAGTTGAAACAATGGCACGCCAAAATGGAGCTGCTTGGGTTTCTCAAGATTTATCAACAGTAGAAATCGCTTCTGAAACAGCGATTGCTCCAATTCAATTCTTAAAAGGTTTAATCGATAACGGCTATGCTCGTACTGCGGGTGAAGATGGTTACATGTCTGGTCCTTTCTCACAAGGTGAAACAGCTTTATACATCGGCTCTTCTGCTGGTTTAGCTTATGTTACGCCAGGAATTGAAGAAAATAACATTGGTTTCTCAACCGCTGAAATCCCTACGTTTGGTGGTGGCGATAAATTAACCTTATTCGCTGGAAATGATTTAGGTGTGTTTGCAACTGCCTCTGAAGAACAACAAGCAGGTGCCGTTCAATTCATGTCATTCTTACTACAACCAGAAAATACTGCACGTTGGGCTATCGCAACTGGCTACCTACCAATTACCCAAGCAGGTGTTGATTCTGAAACTTGGCAAAACTACTTAGCTGAAAACGAATATGTACAAGCTGCTTCAGCTGAGTTAGCTTATGGTATGTCATCTCCACAATACGTGGGTGCTAGTGAAGTCTTCAATGCGTTCGAAACAACCCTTGAAAACATCATCTTAAACGATGCTGACATCCAAACAGAAATGCAAGCCATAGAAGATTTAGTAAAAGGCCACTTAGGTTTATAA
- the ltrA gene encoding group II intron reverse transcriptase/maturase, with protein MNKQNDILLIDQVVSQTNMEQAIAKVRKNKGAPGVDGMTVNELDEHMATYGSAIVRKLKAGTYQPQPVKRVEIPKANGGVRLLGIPTVRDRVVQQAILQVIDPIIDPHFSEFSYGFRKGRNAHQAVARVISYYEEGYRVVVDCDLKNYFDTINHQILRNNLEYYIQDKVVLRIIWNFLKSGILDQGFYVETDMGTPQGGPLSPLLANVYLHHLDRELERRGHKFARYADDFVIYVKSRRAGERVMEGITDFIEGKLRLTVNKEKSRVTTPTQSKFLGFHIHNSTGK; from the coding sequence ATGAATAAACAAAATGATATCTTACTGATTGACCAAGTAGTCAGTCAAACAAACATGGAACAAGCTATCGCTAAAGTTCGCAAAAATAAGGGAGCACCCGGTGTAGACGGGATGACGGTTAATGAACTAGACGAACATATGGCGACTTATGGGTCAGCCATTGTTCGAAAGCTCAAGGCTGGAACCTATCAACCACAACCTGTGAAACGAGTTGAAATACCCAAAGCTAACGGTGGAGTCCGCCTTTTGGGTATTCCAACGGTAAGGGATAGAGTCGTACAACAAGCGATACTTCAAGTGATTGACCCGATAATTGACCCGCATTTCTCTGAATTTAGTTACGGTTTTCGAAAAGGTCGCAACGCTCATCAAGCGGTGGCACGAGTCATCAGTTACTACGAAGAAGGTTATCGTGTAGTAGTAGACTGTGATTTGAAGAATTATTTCGATACCATCAACCATCAAATTCTTAGAAATAATCTTGAATACTATATTCAGGATAAAGTTGTTTTAAGAATTATCTGGAACTTTCTTAAATCAGGCATCCTGGACCAAGGCTTTTATGTTGAAACGGATATGGGAACACCACAAGGAGGCCCCTTATCTCCGTTACTAGCGAATGTCTATTTACACCATTTAGACAGGGAGCTTGAGCGTAGAGGTCATAAGTTCGCTCGATACGCGGATGATTTTGTCATCTATGTAAAGAGTAGACGGGCAGGCGAACGTGTGATGGAAGGTATTACAGACTTTATTGAAGGGAAATTACGTCTAACGGTGAATAAGGAAAAAAGCCGAGTGACGACACCCACCCAATCTAAATTCCTGGGGTTTCATATTCATAATAGCACGGGAAAGTAG